From Mycobacterium lacus, one genomic window encodes:
- a CDS encoding winged helix-turn-helix transcriptional regulator, protein MAARRNYQQNCPIARGLDVLGERWTLLILRELIGGARRYADLRAALPGIATNLLADRLRELEDAGLVDRTELPPPIARTVYTLSATGWRKVPPVVQAIATFGLDLVDPDETAITPLNGFLAGVLLAFDCSTRLSASYRVNVDDRRFEFAVHDGGLTAAQGSPDVTVTATAADLIAARLAPAAAERKAALRRVRFDGDAVAVKEMRVAFRLSADPGLDAWAVRSN, encoded by the coding sequence GTGGCGGCTCGGAGGAACTACCAACAGAACTGCCCGATCGCACGTGGGCTCGACGTTCTCGGGGAGCGGTGGACGTTGCTGATCCTGCGCGAGTTGATCGGCGGTGCGCGCCGTTACGCCGACCTGCGCGCGGCGCTGCCCGGGATCGCCACCAACCTGCTGGCCGACCGGTTACGCGAGCTGGAAGACGCCGGGCTCGTCGACCGGACCGAACTGCCGCCGCCGATCGCACGTACCGTGTACACCCTCAGTGCGACGGGCTGGCGCAAGGTTCCGCCCGTCGTCCAGGCGATCGCAACGTTCGGGCTGGACCTGGTTGACCCGGACGAGACCGCGATTACGCCGCTGAACGGCTTCCTCGCCGGCGTCCTGCTGGCGTTTGATTGCAGCACGCGGCTCAGCGCGTCATACCGCGTCAACGTCGACGACCGCCGCTTCGAATTCGCGGTTCACGATGGCGGCCTGACCGCCGCGCAGGGCTCGCCCGACGTGACGGTGACCGCGACCGCCGCCGATCTGATCGCCGCCCGGCTTGCCCCGGCCGCCGCCGAGCGCAAGGCCGCACTGCGGCGGGTGAGGTTCGACGGCGATGCGGTTGCGGTCAAGGAGATGCGTGTGGCGTTTCGGCTTTCGGCCGACCCCGGGCTGGACGCTTGGGCCGTTCGCTCGAACTAG
- a CDS encoding cellulose binding domain-containing protein gives MAHLIALPEALVEGATRVFSIGSALNAAAEAAAVPTTNIAAAAADEVSASIAALFGTHGQEFQALSAQAAACNNRFVQALASSAGLYELAEAVNVSPLKSIVQQAFGLFGTDRTGGTGSTGAAHANPNQTTSTPSNTGPTSTSAGATTAPASTASGPTPASSAGAAAAAAVNPNAGNTVNTAGNGSAATTAATTATSETSPSGLSAAAPTAIAGNSGVTAAYATSSQWGNGFVANYTITNTGTTPLTNWQLQFDLPANESVTNMWNGQLQQSGTQYTVTPESYNSTIAPGHSITVGFQAAHDGTYSAPTHLTVNGHPVGGDTGGTDTGTGTGTGTGTGTGTGTGTGTGTGTGTGTGTGTGTGGDGTGTGTGTGTGTGTGTGTGTGTGTGTGDNGLTATYTATSHWDNGFIANYTITNTGTTPVNNWQLQFDLPANESITSAWSGQMAQSGTHYTITPESWTQTIAPGSSVTVGFQGLQTGSYSAPTNVLLNGHSVGSGTGTGTGTGTGTGAGTGTGGTGTGTGTGGTGTGGSGTGGTGTGGTGTGTGAGTGTGGTATGGTGQYSPYVDITLWPGPNGYDFATAAQNGVKHVTLAFINADPTGHAAWGGYQAYDVTGGSESSYINNQITNMKNAGIDGTISFGGAFGTDLSAVNGQTPAALAQQYKTIVDTYHIYNLDFDVEGALQGNTQAMNIQSKAIALLQQQEAANGTPVTVSYTLPVLPSGLVEGQGGGLNVLKIATANGVDISRVNIMAMDYGNGFDQPGNPGMGQYAIDAATNTHNQLMTLYPSMSSQDAWSMVGVTPLIGINDDPLEVFTLANAQQLTTFAQQHGIGELSMWELPRDQTGTLGAVDAVDGSGIQQTPFAFSKIFEQIESGPLT, from the coding sequence ATGGCGCATCTAATCGCACTTCCGGAGGCGCTGGTAGAGGGCGCGACGCGTGTTTTCAGTATCGGTTCCGCGCTGAATGCGGCCGCCGAAGCCGCGGCGGTACCGACGACGAACATCGCGGCGGCGGCCGCCGACGAGGTGTCGGCGTCGATCGCGGCGTTGTTTGGGACGCACGGTCAGGAATTTCAAGCCCTGAGCGCTCAAGCGGCGGCCTGTAACAACCGGTTTGTACAAGCCCTGGCCTCGAGTGCTGGCCTGTATGAGCTCGCCGAGGCGGTGAACGTGTCGCCACTGAAGAGCATCGTGCAGCAGGCGTTCGGGCTGTTCGGCACCGATCGCACCGGTGGTACCGGTAGTACCGGCGCAGCTCACGCAAATCCCAATCAGACGACGAGTACTCCGAGTAACACCGGTCCCACCAGCACAAGCGCGGGCGCGACCACAGCGCCTGCCTCGACAGCCAGTGGGCCGACGCCTGCCTCCAGCGCCGGCGCCGCGGCTGCCGCGGCGGTCAATCCGAATGCCGGAAACACCGTGAATACCGCGGGCAACGGCAGCGCCGCCACCACTGCGGCCACGACAGCGACATCCGAAACATCCCCATCGGGTCTCAGCGCGGCAGCACCCACCGCCATCGCCGGCAACAGCGGCGTTACCGCGGCTTACGCGACGTCGTCGCAGTGGGGCAACGGATTCGTCGCCAACTACACCATCACCAACACCGGCACTACTCCGCTGACCAACTGGCAGCTCCAATTCGACCTGCCCGCAAACGAATCCGTCACCAACATGTGGAACGGACAACTTCAGCAGTCCGGCACGCAGTACACCGTCACCCCCGAGAGCTACAACAGCACGATTGCGCCAGGCCACTCGATCACCGTTGGCTTCCAAGCTGCGCACGACGGGACCTACTCAGCGCCAACACATTTGACGGTCAACGGTCACCCAGTCGGCGGCGACACCGGCGGCACGGATACTGGTACTGGTACTGGTACTGGTACTGGTACTGGTACCGGCACGGGCACGGGCACGGGCACGGGCACCGGTACGGGCACGGGCACCGGTACTGGTACTGGAACCGGCGGTGATGGCACGGGCACGGGCACGGGCACGGGCACCGGCACCGGCACAGGTACGGGCACGGGCACGGGCACCGGCACCGGCACCGGCGACAATGGGCTGACAGCGACTTACACCGCGACGTCGCACTGGGATAACGGCTTCATTGCCAACTACACGATCACCAATACGGGTACCACTCCGGTGAACAACTGGCAGCTCCAATTCGATTTGCCTGCAAACGAATCCATCACGAGTGCGTGGAGTGGACAGATGGCCCAGTCAGGCACGCACTACACCATCACCCCTGAATCTTGGACGCAAACGATTGCACCCGGCAGCTCGGTTACCGTTGGCTTCCAAGGCTTGCAGACCGGCTCCTACTCGGCACCGACTAATGTGCTGCTGAACGGCCACTCGGTCGGTTCCGGAACCGGCACTGGTACTGGCACTGGAACCGGCACTGGCGCCGGAACTGGCACTGGCGGTACCGGAACTGGCACCGGCACTGGCGGTACCGGGACTGGCGGTAGCGGGACTGGCGGCACCGGAACTGGCGGCACCGGAACTGGCACTGGCGCTGGCACCGGGACTGGCGGCACCGCCACCGGCGGAACCGGGCAGTACTCGCCCTATGTCGACATAACACTGTGGCCCGGGCCCAACGGATACGACTTTGCGACCGCTGCCCAGAACGGGGTCAAGCACGTCACGCTCGCCTTCATCAACGCCGACCCAACTGGTCACGCGGCCTGGGGCGGCTATCAGGCGTACGACGTCACCGGCGGCTCCGAGAGCTCGTACATCAATAACCAGATCACCAACATGAAGAACGCCGGCATCGACGGGACGATCTCCTTCGGTGGCGCGTTTGGCACGGATCTCTCGGCCGTTAACGGTCAGACTCCCGCGGCGCTGGCGCAGCAGTACAAGACGATCGTGGACACTTACCACATCTACAACCTCGACTTTGACGTCGAAGGCGCGTTGCAAGGCAACACTCAAGCGATGAACATTCAGTCGAAGGCGATCGCCTTACTCCAGCAGCAGGAGGCGGCCAATGGCACGCCCGTGACCGTCTCGTACACCCTCCCGGTGCTGCCAAGCGGCCTGGTCGAGGGGCAGGGCGGAGGATTGAACGTGCTAAAGATCGCTACGGCCAATGGCGTGGACATCTCACGCGTGAACATCATGGCCATGGACTATGGCAATGGTTTCGATCAGCCCGGAAACCCGGGCATGGGACAGTATGCGATCGATGCCGCGACGAATACCCACAATCAGTTGATGACACTGTACCCGTCGATGTCCAGCCAGGATGCGTGGTCGATGGTCGGGGTGACGCCCCTGATCGGGATCAACGACGACCCCCTCGAGGTCTTCACTCTGGCCAACGCCCAACAGCTGACCACTTTCGCCCAGCAGCACGGTATCGGTGAGCTGTCCATGTGGGAGCTGCCCCGCGATCAGACAGGTACGTTGGGCGCAGTAGATGCGGTCGACGGTAGCGGGATACAACAAACCCCGTTTGCGTTCTCGAAGATCTTCGAGCAGATTGAAAGCGGACCCTTAACCTGA